The Prochlorococcus marinus str. MIT 1214 sequence CATCCATCCAGGCTCCCCCTCTTTTTGTAGCAGGACGACTGAAGGGATCTAGATAGAATGATGCAATTTTCTGGCCATCTATATTTTTAACATCGAAGAAACGGACATCTTTATGCCATAAAGGAGCTGTGTTACTCGCTTCTTTAATCTCAATTTCAAAAAGTCTTTTGCATAGATTGAATAGACCGTTAAGGACTTGATTTAAAGGAAACCATGGCCTGAGTTTCTCTTGGTCAAGATCGTATTTCTCTTTGCGTAGAACTTCAGCCCAAAAACTTATATCCCATGGAGATAGCTCAAAATCTTCGTTTTCTCCGTTTCTTTTGGCACAATCACGAAGATTTATAAGTTCTTTTTCAGCATGAGGCATTGCAGCTAATCGTAATTCTTCGAGTAACATCTCAACAGCATTTTCACTATCCGCCATCTTTGTGGCCAAACTAATTTCACACCAGTTTTTATACCCCAATAGTTTTGCCTGTTTGTTTCTGAGATCTAAAATTTCTTCAATAATTTTTTTGTTACTAATCTTTCCATCGCTAGCTCTACTTACAAAGGCTCTATAAACTTTCTCTCTTAGACGTCTATCTCTTGCATAAGTTTGGAAAGGAATGTACCTAGGCATATCTAAGCCAACTCTCCATGGGCCATTTGATGCTGATGGATCATTACCTTCTTCATCTTTGTCACCAGACTCCTTTGCTGCAAGAGCCAATGTTTCAAGTGCTCTTTCAGGAAGTCCCTCGACTTCTGACTTGTTCTTTAATAAAAGACTCCAATTCTTAGTCGCATCTAATACATTGTTACTAAAAGTAGTTGACAATTCAGCTAATCGCTCACTGCGAGAATTAAATAGTGCTTTTTCATTAGCTTCTAGACCAATCCCCTTGTTTTTCATCGTTATTAATTCTGTCTCAATTATTCTGATTTGAGTTTCATCCTTTATGTTCCCATGCTCTTTTAAATTTGAGAGCGCCTTAAAAATGACTTCGTTTTGAGCAAGCTGATTACTAAACCTAACGATTCTAGGTTGCTGATTTGAATGAACCTCACGTAGCTCACTGGAATTGCATACGGCATTCAGGTGACTTACAACTCCCCAGCTCCATCTGAGCTTTTCACCTATATCATAAAGCTGAGGCATTACATCTTCCCAACTTAGAGAGCTCTTGGTCGGTAATTGTTTTTCGAGTTGTTCTTCTAGTTTATTTAATTCTTCATTTAGTTCTTTTATCAGTTTAGGTATATTTTCAGTAATCTCGTTAGGGGTGATTTTATCGTAATCAGGAAGACCTTCACCTTTTAACAATGCTGTTGGCTTAATTGAAGTCATTTTTTAGGTTCAAAAATTAACTAATGGGTACAAGGTTATTGGTAATTAATGATTGTGCGAGAGCATTTGTTGATACCTCATATAAATCAATAGCTATCCTTGGCCAAAAACCTATTACTAATGTAGGAACTAAGAGGCTTAAACCTATTGAAAGCTCTCTCGCATCCATTTCTTTGACTATCGACAAAGCAGGTATCCTTGGGCCAAAGAATACTCTTCTACACATTGAAAGAAGGTAGATAGGAGTTAAGACCAGTCCAATAGCTGCTAACAAGATTGTTATTGCTCTGAATAACGAAGTGAATCCTTCTTGACTAGTTATGCCTAGAAAAACTGTGATTTCACTTATAAACCCACTCATCCCTGGTAAGGCTAGTGATGCTAAAGAACTGGCTAAGAAGAATGCAAAAGTAATTGGCAAAGCCTTTGCGAGACCACCCATATTCGGTATTGACAGAGTATTAGTTCTTTCATAAAAACTTCCAGTAACAAAAAACATTGCGGCAGCAATCAGTCCATGGCTAATCATCTGGAGCATCGCTCCACTGATTCCAAGTGCATTCACTGCACCAATTCCAACAAGAACAAAACCCATATGACTTACAGAACTGCAGGCTATGCGCCTCTTTACATTGTCTTGAGCAAAAGCATTTAGAGCGCCGTAAATAATATTTACTATCCCAATGATGATTAAAGCTGGGGCGAGTATTAAATGAGTGTCCGGTAATATTTGGACGTTAAATCTTATGAGAGCGTAACCTCCCATTTTTAATAAAACACCAGCTAATAACATTGAAACCGGTGCATTTGCCTCTCCATGAGCATCTGGGAGCCAGGTATGAAGTGGAAAGATAGGAAGCTTTACTCCAAAACCAATTAAAAAACCTAAATAACAAAATATACCAAAATTACCAGTAAAAGATTTGGCTGCGATTTCACTTAAATTAAAGGTAAATTGATCTCCAGAAAGAGCCAAAGCAAGCCCACTAATTAATATTAAAAGGGAAGCTAGAGCTGTATAAAGGATGAATTTTGTTGCTGCATATAGTTTTCTTTTCCCTCCCCAAATAGCAATCAATAGATAGACAGGAACAAGTTCAAGCTCCCAAGCTAAAAAGAATAGTAAGAAATCTTGTGATAAGAAAACTAAAGCTTGGGCTGAAGCTTGAATCAGTAGTAAAGCAAAGTAAAGCCTTGTTTTTTGTTTTACTTTCCAACTTGCAGCTGCGGATAAAAAAGTTATTAGACCGCTTAGAACTACTAGCGGTGCAGATATACCATCTACACCTAATGACCATTCGAGTCCTATTGAAGGAAGCCACTGAAGTCTTTCAACTAACTGCAGACTTTCGCTACTTGGATCAAACAAATTGGTAAAAGCCAATACAATTATTAGAAAATCGGCTAGTAAAATAATTAGGGCTATATTTCTTGGCAGATTTGAATTTTTACTTTCTTGCGTTGGGAGGAAAGGCATTATTAATGCTCCAACTATGGGTAGGAGCACAATTAGTGAAAGCCATGG is a genomic window containing:
- a CDS encoding M3 family metallopeptidase, with translation MTSIKPTALLKGEGLPDYDKITPNEITENIPKLIKELNEELNKLEEQLEKQLPTKSSLSWEDVMPQLYDIGEKLRWSWGVVSHLNAVCNSSELREVHSNQQPRIVRFSNQLAQNEVIFKALSNLKEHGNIKDETQIRIIETELITMKNKGIGLEANEKALFNSRSERLAELSTTFSNNVLDATKNWSLLLKNKSEVEGLPERALETLALAAKESGDKDEEGNDPSASNGPWRVGLDMPRYIPFQTYARDRRLREKVYRAFVSRASDGKISNKKIIEEILDLRNKQAKLLGYKNWCEISLATKMADSENAVEMLLEELRLAAMPHAEKELINLRDCAKRNGENEDFELSPWDISFWAEVLRKEKYDLDQEKLRPWFPLNQVLNGLFNLCKRLFEIEIKEASNTAPLWHKDVRFFDVKNIDGQKIASFYLDPFSRPATKRGGAWMDECLCRNQKTKDDIVLPVAYLVCNQTPPIADKPSLMSFEEVETLFHEFGHGLQHMLTTVNYPQAAGINNVEWDAVELASQFMENWCLEDQTISEIAIHWKTKEPLPESEINKLRLSRTFNSGLATLRQIHFALTDLKLHSQWNENLEISPDELRREIAKNTTVMDPIPEDQFLCAFSHIFAGGYAAGYYSYKWAEVLSADAFAAFEEAGLANQDEVRKIGKKYRDSILSLGGSRSPNKVFKQFRGRLPSTEALIRHSGLT
- a CDS encoding NAD(P)H-quinone oxidoreductase subunit 4, with the protein product MDANLPMSIDSQTVFPWLSLIVLLPIVGALIMPFLPTQESKNSNLPRNIALIILLADFLIIVLAFTNLFDPSSESLQLVERLQWLPSIGLEWSLGVDGISAPLVVLSGLITFLSAAASWKVKQKTRLYFALLLIQASAQALVFLSQDFLLFFLAWELELVPVYLLIAIWGGKRKLYAATKFILYTALASLLILISGLALALSGDQFTFNLSEIAAKSFTGNFGIFCYLGFLIGFGVKLPIFPLHTWLPDAHGEANAPVSMLLAGVLLKMGGYALIRFNVQILPDTHLILAPALIIIGIVNIIYGALNAFAQDNVKRRIACSSVSHMGFVLVGIGAVNALGISGAMLQMISHGLIAAAMFFVTGSFYERTNTLSIPNMGGLAKALPITFAFFLASSLASLALPGMSGFISEITVFLGITSQEGFTSLFRAITILLAAIGLVLTPIYLLSMCRRVFFGPRIPALSIVKEMDARELSIGLSLLVPTLVIGFWPRIAIDLYEVSTNALAQSLITNNLVPIS